A genome region from Microplitis demolitor isolate Queensland-Clemson2020A chromosome 1, iyMicDemo2.1a, whole genome shotgun sequence includes the following:
- the LOC103577963 gene encoding uncharacterized protein LOC103577963: YNNNNNNNEKENTKNMIFEIENIVEYAAKNYKLNIITDMINDKLFNCLMEMISSSNRKINLLGNRIFQQIIDRNNNKKFFLTPKIFYETTNYLIKINKECKSECEFFKNNRILIHDTFLSSLMKHAMTKVNLESTYCSICLLAVEIPSGFTAAAIVCLVMNIQELTLQSINSKINRKVSYHIHATVMAIITLICRIYNAKILYNYVNKVMMERAQWAPHLNPPLKNNYVFPIHYVLWNKSELFFVDWEARFGLWKCFRKNIYDHDNDTEK; encoded by the coding sequence tataataataataataataataatgaaaaagaaaatactaaaaatatgatatttgaaatagaaaatattgttGAGTATGCAgctaaaaattacaaattaaatataataacagacatgattaatgataaattatttaattgtcttATGGAAATGATATCATCatcaaatcgaaaaataaatttactgggAAATAGAATTTTCCAACAGATAATTGAtcgtaataacaataaaaaattttttttaacaccgaaaattttttacgaaacgacaaattatttaattaaaataaataaagaatgtAAAAGTGAGtgtgagttttttaaaaataatcgtataTTAATTCATGATACTTTTTTGTCAAGTCTAATGAAACACGCGATGACGAAAGTTAATTTAGAATCAACGTACTGCAGTATTTGTTTGTTGGCAGTTGAAATACCATCAGGATTTACAGCAGCAGCTATAGTTTGTCTTGTTATGAATATTCAAGAATTAACTCTACAAAGtattaattcgaaaataaatCGTAAAGTGTCTTATCATATTCATGCAACAGTTATGgcaataataactttaatttgTCGTATTTATAATGCtaaaattctttataattatgttaacAAAGTTATGATGGAACGAGCGCAATGGGCACCTCATTTAAATCCaccacttaaaaataattatgtatttcCAATTCACTATGTACTTTGGAATAaatctgaattattttttgtcgaTTGGGAGGCACGTTTTGGACTTTGGAAATGCtttcgtaaaaatatttacgatcatgataatgatactgaaaaataa